One window of the Betaproteobacteria bacterium genome contains the following:
- a CDS encoding class I SAM-dependent methyltransferase: protein MNLRHPYTLIAPVYDLAIERVSRRLRQTSLAALPAAPADILLAGIGTGLDLPLLPTGYRVVGCDLTPAMLARAVARRDTCDLEAVVADVRRLPFATASFDVVVLHLILAVVPEPRACLAEAARVLRPGGAVLILDKFLRPGESALLRRAANTLVRHVATRLDVVFEEVLAGVSGLKVVSDQAALAGGWFRRIVLCREGAGREWPAAGISGAACRPGRR, encoded by the coding sequence CTGAATCTGCGCCACCCCTACACCCTGATCGCCCCGGTCTACGACCTGGCCATCGAACGGGTGTCGCGAAGGCTGCGGCAAACCAGCCTGGCCGCGCTGCCCGCGGCCCCTGCGGATATCCTGCTGGCCGGCATCGGCACCGGCCTCGACCTTCCCCTGCTGCCCACCGGGTACCGTGTGGTGGGCTGCGACCTCACCCCGGCCATGCTGGCCCGGGCGGTGGCGCGCCGCGACACCTGCGACCTCGAGGCCGTGGTGGCGGATGTCCGCCGCCTGCCCTTCGCCACCGCAAGCTTCGATGTCGTGGTCCTGCACCTGATTCTGGCCGTGGTTCCCGAACCCCGGGCCTGTCTGGCCGAGGCGGCCCGGGTGCTGCGGCCCGGCGGTGCGGTCCTCATCCTGGACAAGTTTCTCCGTCCCGGGGAATCCGCCCTGCTGCGGCGGGCCGCCAACACCCTCGTGCGGCACGTGGCGACGCGGCTGGACGTGGTCTTCGAGGAGGTTCTGGCGGGGGTTTCTGGCCTGAAAGTCGTTTCCGACCAAGCGGCCCTGGCGGGGGGCTGGTTCCGCCGTATCGTGCTCTGCCGCGAGGGTGCAGGGCGAGAGTGGCCGGCGGCAGGGATCAGCGGCGCTGCTTGCCGACCTGGTCGCCGATGA
- a CDS encoding glycine zipper 2TM domain-containing protein, with amino-acid sequence MQRIPAFLSVLALALAASGCASWDSMNSRQKSAVVGAGVGGVVGAAVTGGGVLGTVGGAAIGGVIGDQVGKQRR; translated from the coding sequence ATGCAACGCATTCCAGCCTTTTTGTCCGTCCTCGCCCTCGCCCTTGCCGCCTCGGGTTGCGCCAGTTGGGATAGCATGAATTCGCGCCAGAAGAGCGCCGTGGTGGGCGCCGGCGTCGGAGGCGTGGTGGGCGCCGCGGTCACCGGCGGTGGTGTGCTGGGGACGGTCGGGGGGGCCGCCATTGGCGGCGTCATCGGCGACCAGGTCGGCAAGCAGCGCCGCTGA